Proteins encoded within one genomic window of Triticum aestivum cultivar Chinese Spring chromosome 2D, IWGSC CS RefSeq v2.1, whole genome shotgun sequence:
- the LOC123052884 gene encoding oxygen-evolving enhancer protein 2, chloroplastic-like — MASTSCFLHQSTARLAASARPAPAVGRTQLFVCKAQKSDEAASDAAVVTSRRAALSLLAGAAAVAVKVSPAAAAYGEAANVFGKAKKNTDFVAYSGEGFKLMIPAKWNPSKEREFPGQVLRYEDNFDATSNLSVIINPTTKKTITDYGSPEEFLSQVGFLLGQQSYGGKTDSEGGFESDAVATANVLESSAPVVDGKQYYSITVLTRTADGDEGGKHQLITATVADGKLYVCKAQAGDKRWFKGAKKFVENAAGSFSVA; from the exons ATGgcgtccacctcctgcttcctccacCAGTCCACCGCGCGCCTGGCCGCCTCGGCACGCCCTGCGCCCGCCGTCGGGCGCACCCAGCTGTTCGTCTGCAAGGCGCAGAAGAGCGACGAGGCTGCATCTGACGCTGCCGTCGTCACCAGCCGGCGCGCCGCGCTGTCCCTCCTCGCCGGTGCGGCCGCCGTCGCCGTCAAGGTCTCCCCCGCCGCTGCCGCCTACGGAGAAGCAG CGAACGTGTTCGGCAAGGCGAAGAAGAACACGGACTTCGTGGCGTACAGCGGCGAGGGGTTCAAACTGATGATCCCGGCCAAGTGGAACCCCAGCAAGGAGCGTGAGTTCCCTGGGCAGGTGCTCCGCTACGAGGACAACTTCGACGCCACCAGCAACCTCTCCGTTATAATCAACCCCACCACCAAGAAGACCATCACCGACTACGGTTCCCCTGAGGAGTTCCTCTCCCAGGTCGGCTTCCTCCTCGGCCAGCAGTCCTACGGTGGCAAGACCGACTCCGAG GGTGGGTTTGAGTCAGACGCTGTGGCGACGGCGAACGTGCTGGAGAGCTCGGCGCCGGTGGTGGACGGTAAGCAGTACTACAGCATAACGGTGCTCACGAGGACCGCGGACGGAGACGAGGGAGGGAAGCACCAGCTCATCACCGCCACCGTCGCCGACGGCAAGCTCTACGTCTGCAAGGCGCAAGCCGGAGACAAGAGGTGGTTCAAGGGCGCCAAGAAGTTCGTCGAGAACGCCGCAGGATCCTTCAGCGTCGCATAA